Proteins encoded by one window of Dehalococcoidia bacterium:
- a CDS encoding ethanolamine ammonia-lyase reactivating factor EutA: protein MHDGEDHDHGNAFDLLDSEDAEDIEGIEKFTLRSVGIDIGSSTTHTIFSQLILRREGAGLSAKFVVTNRDVLYRSPIMLTPYSSGTAIDTEAVQKFIETSYNEAGFTPDDIDTGAVVITGEALKKENAQPILEYFSEESGRFICASAGPMHEALLAAFGSGAVGISKSHSNSVLDVDMGGGTTKISLIKGGEIAQMVAVEIGARLIAYDDSMTITRVEQPARTIMKALGHEIEVGEKLTESLREEFAIKMADILFDVLSGGTVDPLTASLLLTDGLEVNSLEDVDHIVYSGGVSEYVYDRTQDVYGDIGPWFGKEVSVRSKSILKPGVLITPSEGIRATVIGAGEYTLQASGSTSYISTHDVLPVRGIQVARAFIYKEQTSEEMKAALLAGVGKYDLSELPPTMVLAMSIEGQPDYTYIRKLAESIVSITSKEHASAPVFLVVDVDVAKSLGGIIKEEIGLDRAVIAIDGIEVGDLDYVDVGKPMGASEVIPVTVKSLVFSIRSQSG, encoded by the coding sequence ATGCACGACGGAGAAGATCACGATCATGGCAATGCTTTTGATCTACTAGACAGCGAAGATGCAGAAGATATTGAAGGAATAGAGAAATTCACTTTACGTAGTGTAGGAATAGATATTGGTTCTTCGACCACTCACACTATTTTTTCTCAACTAATTTTGCGACGTGAGGGAGCAGGGCTTTCGGCTAAGTTCGTAGTTACGAACAGAGATGTACTTTACCGCTCCCCTATCATGCTAACTCCGTATTCATCAGGTACAGCAATTGATACAGAAGCAGTCCAAAAGTTTATTGAGACTTCTTACAACGAAGCTGGTTTCACACCAGACGACATCGATACTGGAGCAGTCGTCATCACAGGTGAAGCTCTTAAAAAAGAAAACGCGCAGCCCATACTAGAGTATTTCTCAGAAGAGTCAGGGCGCTTCATTTGCGCCTCTGCAGGTCCTATGCATGAGGCACTGCTCGCTGCTTTTGGGTCTGGAGCAGTCGGAATTTCTAAAAGCCATTCGAATTCTGTCTTAGATGTGGACATGGGTGGGGGAACCACTAAAATTTCCCTCATCAAAGGTGGTGAAATTGCGCAAATGGTCGCAGTTGAAATTGGAGCACGTCTAATCGCATACGACGACTCCATGACCATCACACGCGTAGAGCAACCTGCACGCACGATTATGAAAGCGCTAGGACATGAAATTGAAGTAGGAGAGAAGCTAACAGAATCATTGAGAGAAGAATTTGCTATCAAAATGGCGGATATACTTTTTGATGTCCTTAGTGGCGGAACAGTAGATCCTCTCACTGCATCATTGCTGCTAACCGACGGGCTTGAGGTTAATTCTTTAGAAGACGTTGACCACATTGTGTATTCTGGCGGTGTCTCGGAATATGTCTACGATAGAACTCAAGATGTCTATGGAGATATAGGCCCTTGGTTCGGTAAAGAAGTTAGTGTTCGTTCAAAATCGATTTTGAAACCTGGGGTACTGATTACTCCTTCAGAAGGTATAAGAGCCACCGTTATAGGGGCTGGGGAATACACTTTGCAAGCAAGCGGAAGTACAAGCTATATATCCACACATGATGTACTTCCTGTACGTGGAATCCAGGTAGCAAGAGCCTTTATATACAAAGAGCAAACAAGCGAGGAGATGAAAGCTGCGCTTTTAGCTGGGGTCGGCAAATATGACCTTTCAGAGTTACCTCCAACTATGGTGCTTGCAATGTCTATTGAGGGTCAGCCTGATTACACGTACATAAGGAAATTAGCTGAGTCCATAGTAAGTATTACCAGTAAAGAACATGCATCAGCTCCAGTATTTCTAGTCGTGGATGTAGATGTAGCAAAATCCCTTGGAGGGATTATAAAAGAAGAAATAGGCTTAGATCGTGCAGTTATTGCAATAGATGGAATCGAAGTAGGAGATTTAGATTACGTCGATGTAGGCAAACCGATGGGTGCATCTGAGGTAATACCAGTTACCGTAAAATCATTAGTCTTTTCGATAAGATCTCAGTCAGGATGA